A window of Nitrospirota bacterium contains these coding sequences:
- a CDS encoding DUF1015 domain-containing protein — protein MARILPFKGLLYNPDKVSGNEVIAPPYDVISPDYKEALYRKSPYNIVRIDFGKELPGDNESVNRYSRSRDLLAQWEQEGVLSRDSEPAFYAYEADYELRGKRKRLRGFLGLVKLEELGKGVYPHEATHAKPKEDRLNLMRWCHANISPIYALYNSPEHGTAALLEEAAAGRPYFSAEDLDGAEHRLYRIADPAKIELITRELCDKHIFIADGHHRYEVALEFKREMDRREQSASPGERSAEASRPWDYVLMFLANMADEGVSILPTHRMVKGIADKSAVLEKLAPDFAVSRAPLDADIAGLLSGESGHAFGLYLDTEQQLYVLNYREDHLQDVPPALRELDVVILHELILKRDLGITEVAFEMDAKEALRRVRNGDFDGVFFLNPTGVGDVERVALSNLRMPPKSTYFYPKLLTGMVIYRF, from the coding sequence ATGGCACGCATTCTTCCCTTCAAAGGACTCCTTTACAACCCGGACAAGGTATCCGGGAACGAGGTCATCGCGCCCCCTTACGACGTCATCAGCCCCGATTACAAAGAGGCGCTCTACCGGAAGAGCCCGTACAACATCGTGCGGATCGACTTCGGCAAAGAGCTGCCGGGGGATAACGAGAGCGTCAACCGGTATTCGCGCTCCCGCGACCTGCTCGCGCAGTGGGAGCAGGAAGGGGTCCTTTCGAGGGACAGCGAGCCCGCCTTTTATGCCTATGAGGCCGACTACGAGCTGAGGGGAAAACGGAAGCGCCTCAGGGGCTTTCTCGGCCTGGTGAAGCTCGAGGAGCTGGGCAAGGGCGTCTATCCCCACGAGGCTACCCATGCGAAGCCGAAGGAAGACCGGCTGAACCTGATGCGGTGGTGCCATGCCAATATCAGCCCCATTTACGCGCTGTATAACAGCCCGGAGCACGGGACCGCCGCGCTCCTCGAAGAGGCCGCTGCCGGGAGGCCGTACTTCAGCGCCGAAGACCTGGACGGCGCCGAGCACCGCCTCTACCGGATAGCCGATCCTGCGAAAATTGAGTTGATAACGAGAGAGTTGTGTGATAAACATATATTTATAGCCGACGGGCACCACCGTTATGAAGTGGCGCTCGAGTTCAAGCGGGAGATGGACCGCCGGGAGCAGTCCGCATCCCCCGGAGAGCGCTCAGCCGAAGCATCCCGCCCCTGGGACTATGTGCTGATGTTCCTTGCGAATATGGCGGATGAGGGAGTGAGTATCCTTCCCACGCACCGGATGGTCAAGGGAATTGCGGATAAATCCGCCGTCCTCGAAAAATTGGCCCCTGATTTCGCCGTTTCCCGGGCGCCGCTGGATGCGGATATCGCCGGGCTGCTGTCCGGAGAGAGCGGCCACGCGTTCGGGCTGTACCTGGATACGGAACAGCAGCTCTATGTCTTGAACTATAGAGAGGACCATCTGCAGGACGTCCCTCCTGCGCTGAGGGAGCTCGATGTGGTGATTCTCCACGAGCTGATCCTCAAGCGCGACCTGGGGATAACGGAGGTCGCCTTCGAAATGGATGCGAAGGAGGCGCTCCGGAGAGTGCGCAACGGGGACTTCGACGGCGTCTTCTTTCTCAACCCTACAGGGGTCGGCGATGTGGAGCGGGTCGCCCTGTCGAACCTGAGAATGCCTCCGAAGTCTACGTACTTCTACCCGAAACTTCTTACCGGTATGGTTATATACAGGTTTTAA